The following DNA comes from Gemmatimonadales bacterium.
GGATGCGGCAAGCAGCGCTTCGCGGGCGGGCGGCGTCAGCGACTGCACGCGCAGCGTGAGGGCGGCGATCACGGCGCCGGGCACGGGGAACGGCAATGGCTGTGCCGTCGTCTCACCGGCCGCGGGCCACAGTGCGGCGCCACCAGAGGCCCCGCCGGCGAGCGCCCGCAGGATCTCCACGACGAACAGGGGGACGCCGTTCGCTTCGCGGCGCAGGCGTCGTACCAGGCGTGCCTGTTCGTCCTCGCCGTACGCCGGCAGCAGCGCCCGGGTGAGCTCGGCGACATCAGCGTCGCCGAGCGGGTTTACTGTGACCTCAACGCCCGCCAGATCGTGGCCGATGCGCGAGCGCAGCGCAGTGACCCCGTCGGGAACGGCGGCATCGGTGCGTGCCGCGAGCAGCACGGTGAGCCGGGCGCGCTCGGCGGCCCGCAGGAGTGCCGGCAGCGCGTCGAGCGAGAGGTGGTCCGCGAGGTGGGCGTCGTCGATCGCGACCATCACCGGGCCCTCTTCGGCCACCGCGGCGAGCGCTTCGCCCAGGGCGCGGCCAAGGTCCGCCGAACCGGTGGCCGGCCGCGGCTGGGCTCCGGGGTAGCGACGGGCGATCTCCGGCTCCAGCATGGCCAGCACCGCGACCGCGTCCGGTGACGCCGAGGCAAGGCCGGCCGCCCGCGCGAGACCCCGCCGGACCAGCGCGGTAATGGCGGAGCCCGGGGCATCGGCGTCGGCGCCCACACACGTCATGGCGAGCAGGCGTCCGCCCTCGAGGCGGGCTCGCTCCACTACCTCCCTCAACAGCCGGCTCTTCCCGCAGCCCGGTCCTCCGCCGAGCAGCACCACAGTGACGCGCGGCGAGTCGACCGGCGCGAAGTGGGCGGCAATGGTTGCGAGCAGATGCTCCCGACCGCACAACGGCGGCGTCGCCACCAGCGTGCCGGCGCCGGTCTCCGGCGGAGCGTGATGCCGCACGCCTCCGCGGATACGCTCCGCGACCGCCGCCAGGTCCGCTGCCGGCTCCGCCGCCTGC
Coding sequences within:
- a CDS encoding AAA family ATPase — encoded protein: MTLSLVAFGPPELTQDGRPAPAELTWRKHFALLVYLARSPGGTRQRDHLIGLLWPEKNEARARHSLNEACGAIRRSVGDAALETQGTAIVLDRELLHADWMDAEEALAARDARRLAALWRGEFLEGFGIPDASPFEDWLAAERNAWRTRFRDALTAEADRLMRAGHHREALEFGSRVLRADPGAEAALRVAMLSETLAGAAPAALGRFDAYASWLRAEQAAEPAADLAAVAERIRGGVRHHAPPETGAGTLVATPPLCGREHLLATIAAHFAPVDSPRVTVVLLGGGPGCGKSRLLREVVERARLEGGRLLAMTCVGADADAPGSAITALVRRGLARAAGLASASPDAVAVLAMLEPEIARRYPGAQPRPATGSADLGRALGEALAAVAEEGPVMVAIDDAHLADHLSLDALPALLRAAERARLTVLLAARTDAAVPDGVTALRSRIGHDLAGVEVTVNPLGDADVAELTRALLPAYGEDEQARLVRRLRREANGVPLFVVEILRALAGGASGGAALWPAAGETTAQPLPFPVPGAVIAALTLRVQSLTPPAREALLAAS